A section of the Deinococcus humi genome encodes:
- a CDS encoding nucleotidyl transferase AbiEii/AbiGii toxin family protein yields MTKPQHASGYEERSTEAVRRVLIDLAHLLGAYREQLVIVGGLVPSLILTAADEPHVGTMDIDLALDAGTLKEEDAYAEVIRLLERGGFYRNAEGEHPDLRAFQMATDVDLEDGGPVVKVEVDLLIPDGVKLDKHRPPLVKGLRTMAMKGIGLALQHASDVTIKGRTRRGRQDEATLRVVELEAFLVLKGLALLGRREPKDAYDVYYTVRHAPEGPEALGRACQALQDHPDARRAYDAIAQKFEHLDSYGPGAVLDFLSQEESNADALQLDAHRQVRAWSSGLRGAQNGKGDVGAPDP; encoded by the coding sequence GTGACGAAACCACAACATGCCAGCGGCTATGAGGAACGCTCAACGGAAGCGGTCCGCCGCGTCCTGATTGATCTCGCTCACCTGCTTGGCGCCTACCGCGAACAGCTGGTCATCGTCGGCGGCCTGGTGCCTTCCCTGATCCTCACCGCGGCCGATGAACCTCACGTGGGCACCATGGACATCGATCTCGCTCTGGACGCCGGCACCCTGAAAGAGGAGGACGCATACGCCGAAGTCATCCGGCTGCTGGAGCGCGGAGGCTTCTACCGCAACGCAGAAGGCGAGCATCCGGATCTCCGAGCATTTCAGATGGCCACCGACGTCGACCTGGAGGATGGGGGTCCCGTCGTCAAAGTCGAAGTTGATCTGCTGATTCCGGATGGCGTCAAATTGGACAAGCATCGCCCGCCGCTGGTGAAGGGGCTACGCACCATGGCCATGAAGGGGATCGGGCTGGCCCTTCAGCATGCCTCGGACGTGACCATTAAGGGGCGGACCCGTCGGGGCCGACAAGATGAGGCGACCCTCCGCGTTGTGGAGTTAGAAGCGTTCCTGGTGCTCAAAGGGCTCGCCCTGCTGGGCCGACGAGAACCGAAGGACGCCTATGACGTGTACTACACCGTGCGCCACGCCCCTGAAGGTCCGGAAGCACTGGGACGGGCCTGCCAGGCGCTGCAGGATCACCCGGACGCTCGGCGCGCCTATGACGCGATTGCTCAAAAATTCGAGCATCTCGACAGCTATGGCCCAGGCGCGGTGCTGGACTTCCTGAGCCAGGAGGAGAGCAATGCTGATGCGCTGCAACTGGACGCCCACCGTCAGGTCCGGGCTTGGAGTTCAGGCCTCCGGGGGGCTCAGAACGGAAAAGGTGACGTGGGAGCGCCGGACCCTTGA